The nucleotide window TGTGGGAGCTGTGCCGAGCTTCCACGGAGTGGATGTTCAGAGCAGCTTCCAGAATGTCCTTGTTGCTCATCAGGAAGGGAGCCCCACCTTTATAAGCCCGAACACCGGTATCGACAAAAGACTGAGCTACGCCGAAGTATAGGGCCGTGCCACCAGGCAGCAGAGCTGGGGCAAATGGTCCGGTTCGGCTGCCTTTACCACCGCTGTAGTCGAAAGCGGCGCGGCCGGGGTCCGGAATAGCAGCGGCGCCCAAGGCCTCGCGCAGCACCTTGATGTGGCCACCCTCGTCGTTGCGGATCTTCTCGATGGCAGGACGGTCGGCGTTGGGAATTAGGCCCTGTACGTTCAGGCCCGTGTCGTAAAAGTAGTACTCCAGATACTCCAGGCTCAGGGCCAGGTTCAGCACGTCGTTTACCGACGGGCCAGCGGTTTGGCCATAGGCCTTATTGAACAAAGCGCCCACAAAGCCGGGAATAGCAGCAGCGGTTAGCTTTTTGCCCATGCCGGTGAGGTGCTTGAACACCCGGCGACGCGAGTCAAACCGGTCGTAAACCTCGGGGTCTACTTTTTCAATTTCCTTGATTATTTGGAACAGATCCATAACTGAAAGACTGATTTTTTAGGCGGGAAAACGACTACAGACTACACTAGGCCGCTCACGTTGAGCTTAGAACCCGCCTGCAAAAACTGGTTGGCGACGGTTACCACTTCGGAAGGCCGCTTGGATTTCTCCTTGCCCGTACCCACACCCACACCCGGTGCCGAGTTGGCCGTGGGCGTAAATAGGTCAACTACGTCGGCGTCTACGAAGGTGTTGT belongs to Hymenobacter cellulosilyticus and includes:
- a CDS encoding ferritin-like domain-containing protein, with the translated sequence MDLFQIIKEIEKVDPEVYDRFDSRRRVFKHLTGMGKKLTAAAIPGFVGALFNKAYGQTAGPSVNDVLNLALSLEYLEYYFYDTGLNVQGLIPNADRPAIEKIRNDEGGHIKVLREALGAAAIPDPGRAAFDYSGGKGSRTGPFAPALLPGGTALYFGVAQSFVDTGVRAYKGGAPFLMSNKDILEAALNIHSVEARHSSHIRTIRRGLAAGVSGAAAATTPAGADPKLSPKSWISGTDQGGPSPNTNPSTADVYGPGTNPVPAGVPTGITFPAEDNVVQAGRTITTDSSISTAAASEAFDEPLDYVKVKAIARNFVDNKTTLFV